A region from the Pseudonocardia petroleophila genome encodes:
- a CDS encoding MFS transporter, producing the protein MATHAPEPALRTSRKVAAASLVGTTIEWYDFFIFGTAAALVFNQVFFPSFDPVTGTLAAFGSFAVGFIARPVGGAVFAHYGDRIGRKPMLVWSLLMMGAATVLMGLLPGYDQIGVWAPVLLVVLRFLQGFGVGGEWGGAALMAVEHAPSNRRGFYGSWPQVGVPAGLVLGTGAFAILSATLTDEQFLAWGWRIPFLVSAVLIGVGMWIRLTVSESPVFQESLDTKAAARMPVLDALRTYPKEIALASGSFIATHSTFYVGSVWLVSYATTTLGYERSEILNANVALSASDIPMILAFGLLSDYVGRRKLFLGGMGLLVLFAVPYFFLVGTGSIWLFLLGGLVVQACRSAVYGPQSAFFAEQFSTGMRYSGSSLAYQFAAIIGGMAPLICTALVAWTGSLYAVAGYVAFLALVSFVCSYLMTETLRSGLPTDSPVRVGSR; encoded by the coding sequence ATGGCCACGCACGCACCGGAACCCGCACTGCGGACGTCGCGCAAGGTCGCGGCGGCGAGCCTCGTCGGCACCACGATCGAGTGGTACGACTTCTTCATCTTCGGCACCGCCGCGGCGCTGGTGTTCAACCAGGTGTTCTTCCCGTCCTTCGACCCGGTCACCGGCACCCTCGCCGCGTTCGGGTCGTTCGCCGTGGGCTTCATCGCGCGGCCCGTCGGCGGGGCCGTGTTCGCCCACTACGGCGACCGGATCGGGCGCAAGCCGATGCTCGTGTGGTCGCTGCTGATGATGGGGGCGGCGACCGTCCTGATGGGGCTGCTGCCCGGGTACGACCAGATCGGGGTCTGGGCGCCGGTCCTGCTCGTCGTGCTGCGCTTCCTGCAGGGCTTCGGCGTCGGCGGCGAGTGGGGCGGGGCGGCGCTGATGGCCGTCGAGCACGCCCCGTCGAACCGGCGCGGCTTCTACGGCAGCTGGCCGCAGGTCGGCGTCCCCGCCGGGCTGGTCCTCGGCACCGGCGCGTTCGCGATCCTGTCGGCCACGCTCACCGACGAGCAGTTCCTCGCCTGGGGCTGGCGCATCCCGTTCCTGGTCAGCGCCGTCCTGATCGGCGTCGGCATGTGGATCCGGCTGACGGTCAGCGAGAGCCCCGTGTTCCAGGAGTCGCTCGACACCAAGGCGGCCGCCCGGATGCCCGTCCTGGACGCCCTGCGCACCTACCCCAAGGAGATCGCGCTGGCCTCGGGGTCGTTCATCGCGACCCACTCCACGTTCTACGTCGGCTCGGTCTGGCTGGTCTCCTACGCGACGACCACCCTGGGCTACGAGCGCTCGGAGATCCTCAACGCCAACGTCGCATTGAGCGCGTCCGACATCCCGATGATCCTCGCGTTCGGCCTGCTGTCGGACTACGTGGGCAGGCGGAAGCTGTTCCTCGGCGGGATGGGCCTGCTGGTGCTGTTCGCGGTGCCCTACTTCTTCCTCGTGGGCACCGGCTCCATCTGGCTGTTCCTCCTCGGCGGCCTCGTCGTGCAGGCCTGCCGCAGCGCCGTCTACGGCCCGCAGTCGGCCTTCTTCGCCGAGCAGTTCTCCACCGGCATGCGCTACAGCGGCAGCTCGCTGGCCTACCAGTTCGCGGCCATCATCGGCGGTATGGCGCCGCTGATCTGCACCGCGCTCGTCGCCTGGACCGGCAGCCTCTACGCCGTCGCCGGCTACGTCGCGTTCCTCGCGCTCGTCTCGTTCGTCTGCTCGTACCTCATGACCGAGACGCTGCGCAGCGGCCTGCCGACCGACTCCCCGGTGCGGGTGGGCTCCCGCTGA
- a CDS encoding MFS transporter gives MTEAVASTAGPAQLRRVALASAVGTTIEWYDYFIYSTAAALIFGSQFFSTLEPASATLAAFATLGVGFIARPVGGILWGHFGDRVGRKAMLVASLLLMGVATVGVGLLPTFAQIGVWAPVLLLVLRLLQGLSAGGEWGGAALMAVEHAPAGQKGRYGAYSQIGVPAGLILAQLVFVLVGATLTDEQFAAWGWRLPFLLSIVLVAVGLFIRLRIEESPVFRELRSGRERARLPMVEVFRERPRELLIASVSFIANTAIGYVFLAYLLSYGTSVLGLSRTLMLTVVIVGSVSWLVSIIVAARWSDRVGRKPVYLVGSVLLVVWPVPFFLLIDTGDPALMVVSVIVLTIGLGLSYGPQSALFAEMFEARYRYSGASFSYAVGAVLGGGFAPVVATALQSATGTSLSVAAYMIATAVVSLLAVLAIREPVTSR, from the coding sequence ATGACCGAGGCGGTCGCATCGACGGCGGGTCCGGCGCAGCTGCGGCGGGTGGCGCTCGCCAGCGCCGTCGGCACGACGATCGAGTGGTACGACTACTTCATCTACTCGACGGCGGCCGCGCTGATCTTCGGCTCGCAGTTCTTCTCCACGCTCGAACCGGCGTCCGCCACGCTCGCCGCGTTCGCCACGCTCGGCGTCGGGTTCATCGCCCGGCCGGTCGGCGGGATCCTGTGGGGCCACTTCGGCGACCGCGTCGGGCGCAAGGCGATGCTCGTGGCGTCGCTGCTGCTGATGGGCGTCGCGACGGTCGGGGTCGGGCTGCTGCCGACGTTCGCCCAGATCGGGGTGTGGGCACCGGTCCTGCTGCTCGTGCTGCGGCTGCTGCAGGGCCTGTCGGCAGGGGGTGAGTGGGGCGGGGCGGCGCTGATGGCCGTCGAGCACGCCCCCGCCGGGCAGAAGGGGCGCTACGGCGCGTACTCGCAGATCGGCGTGCCGGCCGGGTTGATCCTGGCGCAGCTCGTGTTCGTGCTGGTCGGGGCGACGTTGACCGACGAGCAGTTCGCCGCGTGGGGCTGGCGGCTGCCGTTCCTGCTCAGCATCGTGCTCGTCGCCGTCGGGCTGTTCATCCGGCTGCGGATCGAGGAGAGCCCGGTCTTCAGGGAGCTGCGCTCCGGGCGGGAGCGGGCGCGGCTGCCCATGGTCGAGGTGTTCCGGGAGCGCCCGCGCGAGCTGCTGATCGCGTCGGTCAGCTTCATCGCCAACACCGCGATCGGCTACGTCTTCCTCGCCTACCTGCTGTCCTACGGCACGTCGGTGCTGGGCCTGAGCCGCACGCTGATGCTCACCGTCGTGATCGTCGGCAGTGTGTCCTGGCTGGTCAGCATCATCGTGGCCGCACGGTGGTCCGACCGCGTCGGCCGCAAGCCGGTGTACCTGGTCGGGTCGGTGCTGCTGGTGGTGTGGCCGGTGCCGTTCTTCCTGCTCATCGACACCGGCGACCCGGCGCTGATGGTCGTGTCGGTGATCGTGCTGACGATCGGGCTCGGCCTGTCCTACGGCCCGCAGTCGGCGCTGTTCGCGGAGATGTTCGAGGCGCGCTACCGCTACAGCGGCGCGTCCTTCTCCTACGCGGTCGGCGCGGTGCTCGGCGGCGGGTTCGCGCCCGTCGTCGCGACGGCGCTGCAGAGCGCCACCGGCACGTCCCTGTCGGTGGCGGCGTACATGATCGCGACGGCGGTCGTCAGCCTGCTGGCGGTGCTGGCGATCCGGGAACCGGTCACGTCCCGCTGA
- a CDS encoding SRPBCC family protein codes for MRAGTSARGPAPAALVWERYADPARWAGWAPQIRRVDTAAARIAPGVTGTVHGPVGIRVAFVVTAVDEAARTWAWDVRVGPLRMHLRHGVDADGSTWLTVDGPAPVVAAYLPVARLALHRLTAVSGT; via the coding sequence ATGCGGGCCGGGACGAGTGCACGGGGCCCCGCGCCGGCCGCGCTGGTGTGGGAGCGCTACGCCGACCCCGCGCGGTGGGCGGGCTGGGCTCCGCAGATCCGCCGCGTCGACACCGCGGCCGCCCGGATCGCGCCGGGCGTCACCGGCACCGTGCACGGGCCGGTGGGGATCCGGGTCGCGTTCGTCGTCACCGCCGTGGACGAGGCCGCGCGCACGTGGGCGTGGGACGTGCGGGTCGGCCCGCTGCGGATGCACCTGCGCCACGGCGTCGACGCCGACGGGTCGACCTGGCTCACCGTCGACGGCCCGGCGCCCGTCGTCGCCGCCTACCTCCCGGTCGCCCGCCTCGCCCTGCACCGCCTGACCGCGGTCAGCGGGACGTGA
- a CDS encoding SRPBCC family protein produces MIRSEQSVAAPAAVAHAVLTDVAAWRLWSPHIRSVDSAGEVIQDASWSGLVKPWFGPATLMEVTWCEPGRGIRWTSHAAGHRLDYADLITPHGDQRCTVTMTAEVTGPAGPLVQGVVGPLSAYGQRRRLTRLAALAEFLHRRAIVYAA; encoded by the coding sequence GTGATCCGTTCCGAGCAGTCCGTCGCCGCGCCCGCCGCCGTCGCGCACGCCGTGCTCACCGACGTGGCGGCCTGGCGGTTGTGGTCGCCGCACATCCGCTCCGTCGACTCCGCGGGCGAGGTGATCCAGGACGCGAGCTGGAGCGGGCTGGTCAAGCCCTGGTTCGGGCCGGCCACGCTGATGGAGGTGACGTGGTGCGAGCCCGGCCGCGGCATCCGCTGGACCTCCCACGCCGCCGGCCACCGCCTCGACTACGCCGACCTCATCACCCCGCACGGCGACCAGCGCTGCACGGTGACGATGACGGCCGAGGTCACCGGCCCGGCCGGCCCGCTCGTGCAGGGCGTCGTCGGACCGCTGTCGGCGTACGGGCAGCGCAGGCGGCTGACCCGCCTCGCGGCGCTGGCGGAGTTCCTGCACCGCCGGGCGATCGTCTACGCCGCCTGA
- a CDS encoding FAD-dependent oxidoreductase has translation MTAAFETDVLVIGSGPAGSGAALSLATLGVDHMVITKYRWTANTPRSHITNQRTVEIFRDLGIEDDVLAQGTEHDRMGETVFCTSLAGDEIGRVRTWETAPERASDYIAASPSPNCDIPQTLLEPILVGHAASRGSRIRFDTEYVGLEQDADGVTVTVRDRTTGHEYTIRAKYVLGADGGRSQVAEDVGLPFEGEMDLAGSMNIVFHADLSHYVEHRPSVLYWILQPGSDVGGIGMGVVRMVRPWNEWLVIWGYDISQPPPEVTDAEAIKIVHELVGDDTIPVTIRSTSLWGNNKRYATRYRAGRVFCLGDACHRHPPSNGLGSNTSIQDAYNLAWKLAYVLRGTAGEGLLDSFDAERAPIGKQIVLRANKSIEEFGPIFDALGLLGESDPEVMTRHIAARADNTPEAAEQRAKLRKALELKNYEFNAHGVELNHRYASNAVVPDGTPEPEFTRDPELHYHPTTWPGARLPHVWLGGAGGRRVSTHDLAGKGRFALLTGISGSAWAEAAVQVAEKLGVELVPYVIGPGREHIDLYDDWARAREVGEDGCVLVRPDTHVAWRSHGLADDPTSELTRVLTEVLSR, from the coding sequence GTGACCGCCGCGTTCGAGACCGACGTCCTCGTCATCGGGAGCGGGCCCGCCGGTTCCGGCGCCGCCCTGTCCCTGGCCACGCTCGGCGTGGACCACATGGTGATCACCAAGTACCGCTGGACGGCCAACACGCCGCGCAGCCACATCACCAACCAGCGCACCGTGGAGATCTTCCGCGACCTCGGCATCGAGGACGACGTGCTCGCCCAGGGGACCGAGCACGACCGGATGGGCGAGACGGTGTTCTGCACCAGCCTCGCCGGCGACGAGATCGGGCGCGTCCGCACCTGGGAGACCGCGCCGGAGCGGGCGTCGGACTACATCGCCGCGAGCCCGTCGCCCAACTGCGACATCCCGCAGACGCTGCTGGAGCCGATCCTCGTCGGGCACGCCGCGTCGCGGGGCAGCCGGATCCGGTTCGACACCGAGTACGTCGGGCTGGAGCAGGACGCCGACGGCGTCACCGTCACCGTGCGGGACCGCACCACCGGCCACGAGTACACGATCCGCGCGAAGTACGTGCTCGGCGCCGACGGCGGGCGGAGCCAGGTCGCCGAGGACGTCGGCCTGCCGTTCGAGGGCGAGATGGACCTCGCGGGCTCGATGAACATCGTGTTCCACGCCGACCTGTCGCACTACGTCGAGCACCGGCCCAGCGTCCTGTACTGGATCCTGCAGCCCGGGTCCGACGTCGGCGGCATCGGCATGGGCGTGGTGCGGATGGTGCGGCCGTGGAACGAGTGGCTCGTGATCTGGGGGTACGACATCTCCCAGCCGCCTCCCGAGGTCACCGACGCCGAGGCGATCAAGATCGTGCACGAGCTGGTCGGCGACGACACGATCCCGGTGACGATCCGCTCCACCTCGTTGTGGGGCAACAACAAGCGCTACGCCACCCGCTACCGCGCGGGCCGCGTGTTCTGCCTCGGCGACGCCTGCCACCGGCACCCCCCGTCGAACGGGCTGGGGTCCAACACCTCCATCCAGGACGCCTACAACCTGGCCTGGAAGCTCGCGTACGTGCTGCGGGGCACCGCGGGGGAGGGCCTGCTCGACTCCTTCGACGCCGAGCGCGCCCCGATCGGCAAGCAGATCGTGCTGCGCGCCAACAAGAGCATCGAGGAGTTCGGCCCGATCTTCGACGCGCTGGGACTGCTCGGGGAGAGCGACCCGGAGGTCATGACGCGGCACATCGCGGCGCGCGCCGACAACACCCCCGAGGCCGCGGAGCAGCGCGCGAAGCTGCGCAAGGCCCTCGAGCTGAAGAACTACGAGTTCAACGCGCACGGCGTGGAGCTCAACCACCGCTACGCCTCGAACGCGGTGGTCCCGGACGGCACGCCCGAGCCGGAGTTCACCCGCGACCCCGAGCTGCACTACCACCCGACCACCTGGCCGGGGGCGCGCCTGCCGCACGTCTGGCTGGGCGGCGCGGGCGGGCGGCGGGTCTCCACGCACGACCTCGCGGGCAAGGGGCGCTTCGCCCTGCTCACCGGGATCAGCGGGTCGGCGTGGGCGGAGGCGGCCGTCCAGGTCGCGGAGAAGCTGGGCGTCGAGCTGGTGCCGTACGTGATCGGCCCGGGCCGCGAGCACATCGACCTCTACGACGACTGGGCCCGGGCCCGGGAGGTCGGCGAGGACGGCTGCGTGCTGGTCCGGCCCGACACCCACGTGGCCTGGCGCAGCCACGGCCTGGCCGACGACCCGACGTCCGAGCTCACCCGCGTCCTGACGGAGGTCCTGAGCCGGTGA
- a CDS encoding intradiol ring-cleavage dioxygenase, with protein sequence MTQDEREQAVTDEVVASFGHDDRLAEVMRSLTRHLHAFARDVRLTQDEWMRGIEFLTRTGHITDDRRQEFILLSDVLGLSMLTVGINAAPEPDATESTVFGPFFVEGAPGIELGGDIAVGAKGTPCWVSGAVRSTTGEAVPGARIEVWEADDDGFYDVQYSDARTAGRGWLTSGDEGEYRFWSVRPSCYGIPDDGPVGELLAATGRHPMRPAHLHFMVTAPGYRTLITHVFVAGDEYLASDAVFGVKDSLVVDVADHAPGTAPDGRELTEPWASIEFDIVLAKEK encoded by the coding sequence ATGACCCAGGACGAACGGGAGCAGGCCGTCACCGACGAGGTGGTGGCGAGCTTCGGGCACGACGACCGGCTCGCCGAGGTGATGCGCAGCCTCACCCGGCACCTGCACGCGTTCGCCCGCGACGTCCGCCTCACCCAGGACGAGTGGATGCGCGGGATCGAGTTCCTCACCCGGACCGGGCACATCACCGACGACCGGCGCCAGGAGTTCATCCTGCTCTCCGACGTGCTGGGCCTGTCGATGCTGACGGTCGGGATCAACGCCGCGCCCGAGCCCGACGCCACCGAGTCGACGGTGTTCGGCCCGTTCTTCGTCGAGGGCGCCCCGGGCATCGAGCTCGGTGGCGACATCGCGGTCGGGGCGAAGGGCACGCCGTGCTGGGTGTCGGGTGCCGTGCGCTCGACCACCGGCGAGGCGGTCCCCGGCGCCCGCATCGAGGTGTGGGAGGCCGACGACGACGGCTTCTACGACGTCCAGTACTCCGACGCGCGCACGGCCGGCCGCGGCTGGCTCACCTCCGGCGACGAGGGCGAGTACCGGTTCTGGTCGGTGCGCCCGTCCTGCTACGGCATCCCCGACGACGGCCCGGTCGGCGAGCTGCTCGCCGCCACCGGCCGGCACCCGATGCGCCCGGCGCACCTGCACTTCATGGTCACCGCGCCCGGGTACCGCACCCTGATCACCCACGTCTTCGTGGCGGGCGACGAGTACCTCGCCAGCGACGCCGTGTTCGGCGTCAAGGACAGCCTCGTCGTCGACGTCGCCGACCACGCCCCCGGAACCGCACCCGACGGCCGCGAGCTCACCGAGCCGTGGGCGTCGATCGAGTTCGACATCGTCCTCGCGAAGGAGAAGTAA
- a CDS encoding maleylacetate reductase, which translates to MHSFTYDALPGRVVFGSGVARTGLAAEVERLGASKVLLIASERDTERVRALTAPFADRIAAVFTAVREHVPVATAEAAREAAVGTDAVLCVGGGSTVGAAKAVALTTRLPILAVPTTYAGSEVTPVWGLSEDGVKTTGTDPVVLPRTVVYDPELTASLPPGLARASALNAMAHCVEAFWAPRRNPVSSVVAEEGVRALAAGLREDDPEQLLLGAYLAGSAFAVAGSGLHHKLAHVLGGLGLPHARSHATLLPHVLAFNAPGSPDATARIARALGCDDAVAGLRAVVAAAGMPTGLAELGLRADQLDEVAERTERVVPADNPVPVGGGAMRQLVQRAWEGER; encoded by the coding sequence GTGCACTCCTTCACCTACGACGCCCTGCCCGGCCGCGTCGTGTTCGGGTCCGGGGTCGCGCGGACGGGGCTGGCCGCCGAGGTGGAGCGGCTGGGCGCCTCGAAGGTCCTGCTGATCGCCTCCGAGCGCGACACCGAGCGCGTCCGGGCCCTCACCGCGCCGTTCGCCGACCGCATCGCCGCGGTGTTCACCGCGGTGCGCGAGCACGTCCCCGTCGCCACCGCCGAGGCGGCCCGCGAGGCCGCGGTGGGCACCGACGCCGTGCTCTGCGTGGGCGGGGGATCCACGGTCGGGGCCGCCAAGGCCGTCGCGCTGACGACCCGGCTACCGATCCTCGCCGTCCCCACGACGTACGCGGGCTCGGAGGTCACGCCGGTCTGGGGGCTGTCGGAGGACGGCGTCAAGACCACGGGCACCGACCCCGTCGTCCTGCCGCGCACCGTCGTCTACGACCCGGAGCTGACGGCGTCGCTGCCGCCCGGGCTGGCCAGGGCGAGTGCGCTCAACGCGATGGCGCACTGCGTCGAGGCGTTCTGGGCGCCGCGGCGCAACCCCGTCAGCAGCGTCGTCGCGGAGGAGGGGGTCCGCGCCCTCGCCGCCGGCCTGCGCGAGGACGACCCCGAGCAGCTCCTGCTCGGCGCCTACCTCGCGGGCTCCGCGTTCGCCGTCGCCGGCAGCGGCCTGCACCACAAGCTCGCGCACGTCCTGGGCGGGCTCGGGTTGCCGCACGCCCGCAGCCACGCGACGCTGCTCCCGCACGTGCTGGCGTTCAACGCCCCCGGCTCGCCGGACGCCACCGCGCGCATCGCCCGCGCACTGGGCTGCGACGACGCCGTCGCCGGCCTGCGGGCCGTGGTCGCGGCGGCCGGGATGCCGACGGGGCTGGCGGAGCTGGGCCTGCGCGCGGACCAGCTCGACGAGGTGGCGGAGCGCACCGAGCGGGTCGTGCCCGCCGACAACCCGGTGCCGGTCGGCGGCGGCGCGATGAGGCAGCTGGTGCAGAGGGCGTGGGAGGGAGAGCGATGA
- a CDS encoding LysR family transcriptional regulator, which translates to MDLRQLRYFVTVAEERSVTRAAARLHLTQPPLSAQIARLEHELGVPLLVRHRRGVDLTEAGRLLVEHARSVLADVDAAVESVRRTGQGRSGRLTLAFVPATAWSVLPGLLRGFRAVRPEVELRFLEGGSDAVAEHVRARRADLGLLHLPPGGAGAGPDLDVAVVRREPLVAVLPRELAARFGDRVDLADLADEPFLAPSRELAGGLAPHLLGACRLSGFEPVPRDVELVATVVALVGAGVGVSVLPASVAAVCGPDAVTRPLARHVPVVETGLLRRRSDAPTPAVQRFLRLALDTPEPDALGPAYARP; encoded by the coding sequence ATGGACCTGCGGCAGCTCCGGTACTTCGTCACCGTCGCCGAGGAGCGGTCGGTGACGCGGGCGGCGGCCCGGCTGCACCTCACGCAGCCGCCGCTCTCGGCCCAGATCGCCCGGCTGGAGCACGAGCTGGGCGTGCCGCTGCTGGTGCGCCACCGCCGCGGCGTCGACCTCACCGAGGCCGGGCGGCTGCTCGTCGAGCACGCGCGGTCGGTGCTCGCCGACGTCGACGCGGCGGTGGAGTCGGTGCGGCGCACCGGGCAGGGACGCAGCGGGCGGCTGACGCTCGCGTTCGTCCCGGCGACGGCGTGGTCGGTGCTGCCGGGGCTGCTGCGCGGCTTCCGGGCGGTGCGTCCCGAGGTCGAGCTGCGGTTCCTGGAGGGCGGGTCGGACGCGGTGGCCGAGCACGTGCGCGCCCGCCGGGCCGATCTCGGGCTGCTGCACCTGCCGCCCGGCGGGGCGGGGGCCGGGCCCGATCTCGACGTGGCCGTGGTGCGCCGCGAGCCGCTCGTCGCGGTGCTCCCCCGCGAGCTCGCGGCGCGGTTCGGGGACCGGGTCGACCTCGCCGACCTGGCCGACGAGCCGTTCCTCGCGCCGTCGCGCGAGCTGGCCGGCGGACTGGCCCCGCACCTGCTCGGGGCGTGCCGCCTGTCCGGGTTCGAGCCGGTGCCGCGGGACGTGGAGCTGGTCGCGACGGTGGTGGCGCTGGTCGGGGCGGGCGTCGGGGTGTCGGTGCTGCCCGCGTCGGTCGCGGCGGTGTGCGGGCCCGACGCGGTGACCCGCCCGCTGGCGAGACACGTGCCGGTGGTGGAGACCGGCCTGCTGCGCAGACGCTCGGACGCCCCGACCCCGGCCGTCCAGCGGTTCCTGCGCCTGGCCCTGGACACCCCCGAGCCCGACGCCCTGGGCCCGGCCTACGCCCGCCCCTAG
- a CDS encoding permease, whose amino-acid sequence MTITARTPRITSLHVFCAVLVLAIAARPLITDAASAPAVRTAATVFVAVCVQALPFLVLGVLLSGAIAAFVSPVVLRRALPRHPVAAVPVAGAAGLVLPGCECASVPVARRLIGQGVPDAAALTFLLAAPAINPVVLVATAVAFPGEPRMVLARFLGSLGTACVMGWLWQRVGRAEWITERARRSTPRRDGEHRWAVLAETARHDLVSAGGFLVLGAVTAAALSVLVPAEWTDALAGRLLLAIVVMAVLAVVLALCSEADAFVAASLSMLPLLPRLVFLVVGPAVDVKLIALQAGTFGRAFAARFAPATFVVAVVCACAAGAVVL is encoded by the coding sequence GTGACGATCACCGCCCGCACCCCGCGGATCACCTCGCTGCACGTGTTCTGCGCGGTGCTCGTCCTCGCGATCGCGGCCCGGCCGCTGATCACCGACGCGGCGTCCGCCCCGGCCGTCCGCACCGCGGCCACCGTGTTCGTCGCGGTGTGCGTGCAGGCGCTGCCGTTCCTGGTGCTCGGGGTGCTGCTGTCCGGGGCGATCGCCGCGTTCGTCTCCCCCGTGGTCCTGCGCCGGGCCCTGCCGCGCCACCCCGTCGCGGCCGTGCCGGTGGCCGGGGCGGCGGGCCTGGTGCTGCCGGGGTGCGAGTGCGCGTCGGTGCCGGTGGCACGGCGGCTGATCGGTCAGGGCGTGCCGGACGCCGCGGCGCTCACCTTCCTGCTGGCCGCCCCGGCGATCAACCCCGTCGTGCTGGTCGCCACCGCCGTCGCGTTCCCGGGTGAACCGCGGATGGTGCTCGCGCGGTTCCTCGGGTCGCTGGGCACGGCGTGCGTGATGGGCTGGCTGTGGCAGCGGGTCGGGCGGGCGGAGTGGATCACCGAACGGGCCCGGCGCTCCACGCCGCGCCGGGACGGGGAGCACCGGTGGGCCGTCCTCGCCGAGACCGCCCGCCACGACCTCGTCTCGGCGGGCGGCTTCCTCGTGCTCGGCGCGGTCACCGCCGCGGCGCTGTCGGTCCTCGTCCCCGCCGAGTGGACCGACGCGCTCGCCGGCCGGCTGCTGCTCGCGATCGTCGTCATGGCGGTGCTCGCGGTCGTGCTGGCGCTGTGCAGCGAGGCCGACGCGTTCGTCGCGGCGTCGCTGTCGATGCTGCCCCTGCTGCCCCGCCTGGTGTTCCTCGTCGTGGGCCCGGCGGTCGACGTCAAGCTGATCGCGTTGCAGGCCGGCACGTTCGGGCGGGCGTTCGCGGCCCGGTTCGCGCCCGCCACCTTCGTCGTCGCCGTCGTGTGCGCCTGCGCGGCCGGGGCGGTGGTCCTGTGA
- a CDS encoding TIGR03943 family putative permease subunit, which translates to MRRETQHVLLVLLGGALLRIAADDTHLRYVKPSHRWLLVAAGAVIVALAVVALVRDLRGHGPADDHDHARSHVPWLLLAPVLVIALVAPPALGADSVNRTGARNAVVQDGDVFPPLPDDPRLTVAEFVQRAAWDTSGSLDGREVTLTGFAVRRGAAVELARLTISCCAADARPNRVRLVGDLGDPPQDTWLRVRGTVQTGSATAATGYVPAMTVAAVEVVDAPPDPYEY; encoded by the coding sequence GTGAGGCGCGAGACCCAGCACGTGCTGCTGGTCCTGCTCGGCGGGGCGCTGCTGCGGATCGCCGCCGACGACACCCACCTGCGCTACGTGAAGCCGTCGCACCGCTGGCTGCTGGTCGCGGCCGGGGCGGTGATCGTCGCGCTCGCGGTGGTGGCGCTGGTCCGGGACCTGCGGGGGCACGGCCCGGCCGACGACCACGACCACGCCCGGTCGCACGTCCCGTGGCTGCTGCTCGCCCCGGTGCTGGTCATCGCGCTGGTCGCCCCGCCGGCACTGGGTGCCGACTCGGTGAACCGCACGGGCGCCCGCAACGCCGTGGTGCAGGACGGCGACGTCTTCCCCCCGCTCCCGGACGACCCGCGGCTGACGGTCGCCGAGTTCGTGCAGCGGGCCGCCTGGGACACCTCCGGCTCCCTCGACGGCCGGGAGGTGACGCTCACCGGTTTCGCCGTGCGTCGCGGGGCGGCCGTCGAGCTGGCCCGGCTGACGATCTCCTGCTGCGCCGCCGACGCCCGCCCGAACCGCGTGCGCCTGGTCGGCGACCTCGGTGATCCGCCGCAGGACACCTGGCTGCGGGTCCGCGGCACCGTGCAGACGGGCAGCGCCACCGCCGCCACCGGGTACGTCCCGGCGATGACGGTGGCGGCGGTGGAGGTCGTCGACGCCCCACCCGACCCCTACGAGTACTGA
- a CDS encoding ATP-binding cassette domain-containing protein, with amino-acid sequence MSVTTTGLTRHYGDVHALDAVDVTLAEGAVHGLLGASGAGKTTLLRILAGQEYPSAGTVTGVGSTVCLVREDQTHPDTYRVGHALRAAALLQPHWSEEVAQDLVTRFGLPLDRRIRKLSRGQRSMLGATIGVASRASLTLLDEPYLGLDAGARATLSQVLLADYAEHPRTIVLSSHLIDEVADLLEHVVVLDRGRVVLDDDVDALRGRAVTVSGPVETVERFVAGCGELHREQLGPTLRVTAVGTPAAVPPDLDVTPVSLQQLIVHTASAPDADRGKAR; translated from the coding sequence ATGAGCGTCACGACCACCGGGCTCACCCGGCACTACGGGGACGTCCACGCGCTCGACGCCGTCGACGTCACGCTGGCCGAGGGCGCGGTCCACGGCCTGCTCGGGGCCAGCGGCGCGGGCAAGACCACGCTGCTGCGGATCCTCGCCGGCCAGGAGTACCCGTCGGCGGGCACCGTCACCGGCGTCGGCTCCACGGTCTGCCTCGTCCGCGAGGACCAGACCCACCCCGACACCTACCGCGTCGGGCACGCCCTGCGGGCCGCGGCGCTGCTGCAGCCGCACTGGTCCGAGGAGGTGGCGCAGGACCTCGTGACGCGGTTCGGGCTGCCGCTGGACCGCCGGATCAGGAAGCTCTCCCGCGGCCAGCGCTCGATGCTCGGCGCCACGATCGGGGTCGCGTCCCGGGCGTCGCTGACGCTGCTCGACGAGCCCTACCTCGGCCTCGATGCCGGCGCCCGCGCCACGCTGTCGCAGGTGCTGCTGGCCGACTACGCCGAGCACCCGCGCACGATCGTGCTGTCGAGCCACCTGATCGACGAGGTCGCCGACCTGCTCGAGCACGTCGTGGTCCTCGACCGCGGCCGGGTCGTCCTCGACGACGACGTCGACGCCCTGCGCGGGCGCGCCGTCACCGTCAGCGGGCCGGTCGAGACCGTGGAGCGGTTCGTCGCCGGGTGCGGCGAGCTGCACCGCGAGCAGCTCGGCCCGACGCTGCGGGTCACCGCCGTCGGCACGCCCGCCGCGGTGCCGCCCGACCTGGACGTCACGCCCGTGTCGCTCCAGCAGCTCATCGTCCACACCGCGTCCGCACCGGACGCCGACCGGGGGAAGGCCCGATGA